AAATTAAGCCAGGAATTATTCCAAGCCTGGAGTTAAGTGCTCTTAATGTGTCCACTTATAACTTCTTACCATAAAAGCGAATTCAGCGTTTGTCTTTTGTCTTCGTCTTTAACTATTGTCCGACGTCATTCGTTTTAGACTAAATCATGCGAAAAGTAATAAGCTCATTCCATTTTATCGAGCTCAACTTCagggtattaaattaaattctattGTTCAAATCATAAATGAGTAAGTATGAAATCAATTCAACATACTCTATTATAGTCATATCATACGATGTTATGAATTTTAACTGGTATACATTCACCAGATTTGGTGGGCCGCCATcgctatttgaaaaaaaatattttacaagttattacataatttttctcgtttcacatttttttactaaaataaccACTAGGTCTACATTTTTTGTATTATCTGCTTAATAGAGTCATTTgacaactaaataaaataatgttttgtgcACTGAGCtttgggtttaatgaaaaattctaagcgtAGTTACTTTTTTCATTACATTTCTGTTGACTTAAATTATAATGTTTGTGAATAGGAGACCCCAGTTAATTACAAACGACTTAAAGACTTACAATAAAATTGCTTCGACACGATAAAATACTCTTATTTGATAAATTTGAGCATATTTAATAATACCACACCATATTTCCACAAAAATCTCATTTATATTTGTGGCCGAAACATAACACCAGAGGATAATCAGTAATCACTTATTCAGAAATGTAAAATACGgtacagatttaaataactgaacattattattttttgaccgTTCCCTTTCATCATACGGTTCATTAACGCGTTCCCAAGTCAACAGTAAACCCCACCTCCATTGTTGACAGAGTGATCAAGCTATCAAAAGCACCTAATTACAAGCTACATTCAAAGAAGATCCGTAAAGAACTGTCAGCACTTAAAAGCACTCTCGCCAATAGGCCCGTGCAAGTTTCTTTGGTGAAGAATCCAGCAGGGTCAGGGCCCTGAACAATGGTCTTCCCCAGGGCTCGGTTCTGGCTCCCCTGCTTTTTAACCTCTACATTCACGACCTCCCTTCGCTACAACTTCGTGCTAGTTTGGATGTGCCAACGACCTGGCCCTTATCACTCAACACCAATGCATGGAAGCCACCGAGCCAATCATAGAAAGGGACCTGTCCGTTTTGGATTACTTCTTTTCGCGATGGCGCCTGCGCCCAAACGCAACAAAGACAGAATCGTGCTTCTTTCACCTCAATAACAAGGTAGCGGATAAGACACTGACAGTATCGTTTAAGGGTTCTATTATAACACACAACGCAAACCCTAAGTACCTGGGAGGCACACTAATAGAAGCCTAACGTACAAAAACTATCTTCAGAAAGTAGCAGCAAAACTAAGGACTAGAAATAACCTCGTCCAGAGGCTTACAGGAACCAGTTGAGAAGCTCCCGCCTCTTATCTCCGAACCACAGTGCTAGCACTAGTGTATTCAACAGCCAAGTATTGCGCTCCGGTGTGGATGAATAGTGCTCACGTCTGATCCGTGGATACGCAGCTTAACCACACCCTCCGATTCATATCTGGATGTCTCAAACCCACCCCCTCTCACTGGCTTCCTGTCCTCAGCCACATGGCTCCAGCTCATTTAAGAAGAGAAAGGTGCCTTCACTGAAAAAGAAGCATCTAAAACTTACGACAGCAAAAACCTGCCTATTCACAGAGACCTTGTAGACTTCGGACATAAAAGGCTTAACTCCAGGAATCAACCCGCACTGGAGATGTCTGGCAAGCAGGACTTGGAGCCTTGAAGAGGCATGGCAGGAGGAATGGTTATCACTACAAGTTTCTTCCAACCATTTCACATTCACACCTCAGAAACCGCCTGCTGGATTCAAAGAACCACGCCGACTCTGGACTGCCCTAAACCGACTTAGCACGGGAGTAGGAAAATGTGCCTACCAATGGCACAAATGGGGCTGAAGTATTTCTCCTGCTTGCGATTGCGGTCACACCAAGCAGACGATTGACCACGTGGTATTGGAGTACCCCCTCACTAAATAGACGAAGACGCACGCAGAAGACTTGAAGACCATCTCCTGTGCAGCAGCTGCCTACCTGAAGCgggcaaaaatttaaaacactacctgatctgtatttatttatattttttattaattttgaccATTTTTGTATCCAGCAATGTAGaatatgccatacgataaaaTTAGCACGTTACTTCTTATCCTTTGTTTGTTTCAGGTAACAGTATCAACGGTGAATATGCTAACTACGGTGTTAAACGACAGCCCCATATTTCCGGAAAACGAAGAAGAACAAGCCGATTTATCTGCTCCCCTGCTAATGGACAGCCCGCAGGTACTATTACATTAAATACtgaatataaaatacattagGTGCTAAACATTAAGCTCAAATGGAATCGGGTAAGAGATAGCGAAAGCCAACGTGATTGGAatgtgtatatttattaaaaacgaGTGACTTTAAGGTTCAGCCAgatgagtttttgaaaaatcgttgtgcttttttagataacaatacgatTGCCAAACTTGAGGCCTGATCTTGAagcctttctctagtaacttcatcgatacgaaacctgatttcttgaagaagaagaagattgttaaaacatacaaaatattgaaattcaaaaacatgatatctgcgATCCCGGGCACTTACAGCCATCTCGCTCACGGCTCACACTCACGCTCAGTGAAAGTGAGAGAATAACCTGAACACACGAGGCCTTAATTCGCTTAAACTTATTCCTTATTCCTCCTCATAACCTCAAAGAATGAGGAGAAGGAAAATATTTTAGCCCAGCCCAAGCAGCTAATGGACACCCTCGAGTAATGACCAACTCCGGGATGAGCTATTAAGCTTCATAATGAGAGAATTTAAACGTACGACCGTTTCATAAAGGCACAGAGCATAACACGGATCATAATGCATCGTTAAGGTACAAAATGTCAGAAATCAACATTGCTGAAACAGAAATCCAGGTACTTTCCatttaagtataaaaagtaCAGAGATGAGAAATCTAAGTTTAAAATGACACTTACTGACACGACTTTACACGACATAAATATCGTGTCATTACGTTACGCCTGTCTTGACTCGTactgtcatgttattaaagggtagatttgacaaacctgcgcgtcatcgtggatgacacgaaaaTATTGCGGTCTCTTTGAACAGCATGAGCTACCATAAAATTAGTAGttaaaaaccattttaaattTGGGAATATAAAATGTCACCCATAAATATTCTAAGATTTTACAGTGTTTCTCTTGCGGCTTAGCgcagtaaaaataataatcgtcAACAGAAAACCTTGCCTAAACTCGGAACATTAAAACCTTTTGTGtaattgaatttgttttgttttctgttTACTTTGTGGACAAACGATGAAGGGCCATTGagattgtaataataataattactgaaaaaaataaaaatttagacagccttaaatacaaatatgtatttatttgagAGCTCGAAAAACTTTCCAATAACCCAATActactaaataaaacaaaactagtATTACAAGCGCATAGGaactttttatattacatatgttatattttattaccgACCGCAAGTAGCCACTGCACTTTCCACCATATCCAAAATGTGTATgcacaatttaatttaaaatgttaaaatgccAAAACGCCATGCGACGTCTTCATTTCTACTGTCActttaaattgaaatttaattgtGAGCGCAGCGGCGCGCCATCGTTTCCCATCGTctggaattaaaaaaacactttaattctcacaatttttttctttacttgTTTAGTGCGTCCTCTTCGGCACATTCATGATCTGGTTCGCATCCATCACGATCAACCTCGGCCCAACGTTTCTGTCGGGCGCACTAGCAGCCAGCGCCGGGCACTACGGATCCTACGGGGCATCACCCTCTTGCCCTCTAGTCCGAGGGCCTTTCCGACACTACGTCCTCAACGCTCTCTGGATTGGCGTAAATGCCGTATGCGTAGGCCTCACGCTGTTCCATCTCAAGAAACTGCACAGAGACCTCACTAAGGTTTGATGATACTAGTTAATTTAGGTTTGAAGATACTTGAGCAACGGACACAATGGCATGGAGAAGTGCTACTGTATTAGCAGGATAGTCGCTTAGTATATTTCATTTGCGTTATCATGGTCATTATCATTGTCGATGTAGACTTCTCCATGATCATTTGACCATATCACTTGTTGATCATAGTGTCATTCACAGCTTTTAATGAATTAGTGATAGTTTTTGTTTCAGTGACACGAAAAACGGTGTAATAGTAATATATTTTCTTGGAAATGTTAAGCAGAATGTATCGTGTATAAAATGCACTATCCATTTAAACCATATTGGAGACATCAACATGGTTTAAATCGTTTTGCAACTAAACTTACCTCTTCCATCATGCGATAGTCGACAAACGCCAACGCTGGAGTTAGGAGTTTTTGGTAGTTTGCCAATACGCCTCGCACCacaaataagatttaaattcTCACGAGTCAGCTTATACTAAATAGATGCAAAATCCGGTGGTCAAGAGGAGTTTTCCCAGTAAAGTTTTGGCTGTGCGAGATATAGCATACGAAGTTTATAGACTCGTCTATTTTTTGAAGATATAATTGTAGCCGGCACTTTTTTGATATCTTGGGTGCTGAACTTTCCCATTCAGATACAATAAATCAACGAATCCAGGCTACCTATCGAGTCTAAATGTAACAAATCTTATGAATAAAAGCTCTTTTTATCTTGAACTTGTTCTTGCATTTAATCAAGTCAAATATATCCATACGTACAATTTTCAAAGCATCTAAGCAAATAATACTCATTAAAACTATCACACGTTAAAATTATTCAAGTAACAGACGTTAAGTATGCCTATAACTTCTACGGGATCTTCACACAGGGGGGATAATTTAAATGTTATCGCATGCAGGCTAACGTAGAGGCAGTGCGAGTAGCTGGTCTAGTGACCACGCTTGTCAGCATGGCTGGAGACAACAGGCGCATGGACTCGCTGCCTAACAGCGTCGGACCGAGGGTAAGTACTAAATTGGGCATGCTCCATGATTGCAAGATTCTCACGATCACTTTGCGAGGTAATCGAAACACATTTggttagttgtttttttttggcgcACGTTTTGAAGTGCCTCAAGTGTTTTTACCTGCAAAAAGCTCTTGAAGCATTCTTgcagaaagttttttttttttaggagtACTAGATACTTAGATACTTCGGAAATCCTCCTATTATACCAAACAGCATTTTTGTGGCTCGACTATATGGAAATTATCTATATTAGCGTCACGTTGCCACGTGTATTTATAAAGTAAGGAAATGAATCGTGAAATATCAATGTAAGTAGGTGACGCTGATGATTTGTCTCTTAGTTCCCGTGAGGGTCTTGCGGATTGTCTGGAAGCCTTCTTGTTGCATGCGCACACCTATCACATAAACCTATTGCTGCAACCGTAGACTATTGACTGCACTGTAGAAATTGTATAACCTTTATATTAACGTCTAGCCGCGTGaagttttttgtttgaaaacacAATTCAGCGAATCCAAAATTAAGGTATTTAAGAAACCCGTTTTGCGCTTCTGGTGGCTTCAAGCTAATGACAGAATCGATAAGCCTCTAAATATTTCAAGCAGTTGATTAATCAAACCTTGCCCGAGGTTCtgaactttttaatttttccggtataaaaataaaaataataattcagcctataaacgtcccactgctggccacaggcctcctctcatgtgcgagagggctcgggctatagtccccaaaAAAACAAGAAAGAAATAGAATAGGGAATAGAATAGGGAAGAAATATTATAGTGCTTAATAAATAGTGATCGAAAACTCACGCGGCTGGATCACTACaacttaaataaactttttgaatTTAAACTATCAAACGTTAAATAAAGCTTGACTTTTATAGTATCCGCTTTACTTAATCTCTCCTAACTTAAAAAAGTAACCTTACTTTACCACATGTAATTAAACTATTTTCCTACTTtaacatttacattaaataaaatttaaactgaGTAGCTTATCCGCTTtaaaagaaattttaaaataaaaataatacaattcatTTTGTAATTTGGCGGggttctaaaataaatattttttacagactGTAGATGGAGCATTAGCGGACGGCCAGCGCATGCAAAGCTCAAATCTGCCGCTGGGCGGCGGGCGTCGCCTGCGGGGGTACCTGGCGCGGGTGGAGCGGGAGGGAGTGCGCCGAGTGCGCATGTTCGTCGTCATTACCGCCGCGTACGTGTTGTTCTGGGGGCCGCTGTTCATCGTGACGCTGCTACACCACCCGGCGCTTACGTCGCATATAGCGTATGAGGTACTTACAAATGATCCATTCCATCTTTTGAAATCAGAAATGttttttgatgagtatcaacagttAACCCTTTTCGGGCATACAATTTCTTTTATCTTAAACaagttttaatatacatttaggtttacatagttataaaattattataagttaTAGAAGACTTTGTCTATAAAaaccagcgaacgaaaaaaacatagaagactaatcTCAActaaaatatcagcgtaaaactattaaaacacgcagtaCTCATAACGGACCAATCAATGTTGAGGTCTTGTTTTTTTCGACGAAACTtcgtttgaccatgattagtcaatttaaaccacccaaactacgattggtgtattataaaataaggcgctgtgattggctgtagcattGACACTTGAAAATACACGACAATGGacgtagacggtttcatgcgatatagaacgttttaaatgctatatttttgtatgataatttgttattttattttaaagagtatTAATATAtaggcttattatttgttcgtttgtcgcacgtgtttaaaggcaattaagcctccgaaccaattaatacattgtatcgttcatgcagaaattcgtattgaacacgttGTCGtaggaagtttgtatggaaatggaaaaatatcattgttgtttttactattttctttgtGTGGCCTACTCCACATCAAAGTACGCAAAcaaaacagagggcctaccgcgaaccacgttcgacgtgttgcctgtTGCCCTGTCatgcttacgtacgaatttacaagtgcgacagagaggcaacacgtcgaacgtggttcgcggtaggccctcagtcaCAAAACCTTTTTCGTGTGGACCCACTCACGACAGCCGACAACAtggcggcgcgcgggctggcAACCATTGCTACCGCTTGCGCCGGTAATGCGTGCGCCCCGCCTCCCGCGTCCTTCATCAGTGTTACCTACGTCACGGGATCGATCGCTCGCGCATCGTCAGCGCCAGTTAAATCCTATCCGCGTACTTGACTAGTAGCTTATCGTGATACTAGCCTATGGATTCACGGACTAATATAAACGGTATGGTGCATGAACCTAACTAGTGTTTCGGTGAACTGTGTGTGCCTGTGCTAACCGCTTGTGTTTAAtactaacttaaataataataaatttttaactgtatttcgaacattacatattgtttattaagtgcgtgcattattatttacgatcCTCGTAGGTTTAACACCCACACTtgcattctttccatatttttcaCCGTACAAaccgtccctggacctagaaatattccaataccgaaattagccaaatcggtccagccttCCGCCaatttaacgaaaagttataaatagcagcgagatctttacttagtaaaaatgtacctacacataaaaaagcgccacctacaacgacgattcgtatttactatcacgaatttaaattattaaaatgacaacctgaacaaatttaaaatgaaagtttcttaatatcaacgattgtttaaaatgcataacatcatccccatatgaaatctgttttgatcaagagaaatcaaaataatatgatcctagctaaatTATACGTGAAAGGTAATGCCATATTGTTTCCggtgtttgttggaacgactagcacatcatttatccgcacaataaggcatatttcttttattaaagatataattttaatacttcttactacgactgtgacaacgagccgccatttgcgaactaaatagctccgcggcacaaagttgacgccccgcccgcttcggcacaatgtgtgtggggtcattttgcagagctagttcgtcatctatgtttattatcaatcgctgataAAAACTTCTTTAAGCatctttaaaaagtatttagtaAGCACGTAAGTAGTGGGTAGACTGTTCCATAATATGCActgactacatttttttctcaACAAGATTCTGATAATATCGATAAAGTATAGCATCTATTagaaatctttttaatttcttatttatatgagcctttcaatttaaaattaaatttaaaaaatttcaatGCCGAGAAAACTAACATGGCTTACGTCATCTATTGACGTGTTCGCATTTGACACTACAACAAATTCAGGTACAGTTTTATAGTTTCTAAATTGTATAAGTTTTAGTTTTATCCAGGTTGACATGGAGGTTAAGGCTGTTTagcaattttaaaattgttgttaGTAAACATGTTTATACGTGGCATTGCGTTTTCAAAATCAACTGCCATTTTAAAACCTCCTAAGCCACTCGTTGAAATCTGGTGCGAAGGACCAAAAGTGAGACCGCACTTTACTGCACAAGTACCAATGCTAAGTTATATTGTTCTTGGGTTGTAAAAGTTACCGATTGAGCAGATATTAAGTAAAACATGTGAATGAACCCTTTAAGTAAAAAAGTAGTGTAGGCaccattttgtaaaaaaatacataagtaaTATGTATCAAAGGTGTATCATATGATGTGTCTCTTGATGGTTTTCTACCAGCTACCCTTTCTACTACCATCTTGCTAGGCTTATCAATAAGTACCAACCAGTCGTATTTTCCCAGATGTACTTCCAAATCTCGCTGCACATCTCGTACGTGCACGCCGCAGTGAACCCGCTGCTGTTCATGGCCCTGCATCGCGCGCTACGTCGAGCGGCCCTGCAACTGTGCTGCGGGTGCTGTGTGCATTGGAGCCAGTTTGTTCTGGCACTTACAGCTGCTGGTaatttatatcaataaaatatgtaacaatacATGTATTTGTAGGTAATTAATGAGGCTAAAGGATTCTGGAATTGAAAATAGCGCATTGATTTTAAGAAGGCAGAGTCAGTTTGATGAGGAAAGCATTGACCATACTAGTAATATAGTCTTTGGGCCGTTGTGGTGTTGAAGAGTTAGCATTATGCTGGGTTCTGGAATTGAAAATAGCGCATTGATTTTAAGAAGGCAGAGTCATTTTGATGAGGAAAGAATCTTTGTATTTTGAATCTTTTTCAAGAACCAATCATCCACActttttttcttacttacagCCCAGTCACCACTGGCACCAGCCTCCTTCTCCCCAGCAGCAGCATCGCCCGAGCCGCCCCCTGCACCGCCCCCACCTATGGCGCCCCCCGCGCCGCCAGCGCCCGCGCACTCGGTCCCCGCGCCTCACACGATGATGGTAATTACTTCTTATATGTAAGTGTTGACACCGTAATACGTGGTTTACTCACTCGCACTGCCCCGCACGAACCCTTAGGTGGAATCCCATTAGTGTGCGCCATTGTGCCTGGTACTTACCAGGCACAATAGACAATAAGAGGAAAAATCCAAGGTAGAATACTTATTCTACCTTGGATTTTTCCTCTTATTGTCTATTTTATTGGCTAAAACATGTATTGTGAAACATTGGTATGCAGCTTTTAAAATCAAAGCCCTCAAACCAAAAGCCGGGTTGGGTTTAAAGTTGCCAATATCAAATAAGTTCAAAAGGGAGACATTCATCAGTAGAATTGCGATTTTCCTTGGTGCTCGTACAGTCACATGCAGAGAGGGGTACCCTGCATAGACTGAGTGTATGTAGTGGGGGTGCCCtgtctctgcatctgactgtacatccGCAAGCTCAATTACACCGTTTTCATAGGTGTGCAAGCTTAAAAATTTCCGAGCCTTATTCTCGGTTCTAGCCATCAGTTGATTCTCTTTTGTGAGAGCCCGTAAGCTACATAGCTGAAATCTGTTCCTTTTCTCTGTTTTTGAACgtcaatattgtatttttttattaagatacTACAATCACTCATGCAAATGCAATTATTTCTATTATATGCCTTTAAGTACTACATACGTTTGAATAGTACAATAGCGCACAATACGAATGGGATTCCTCGCGTAGTTCCCTCGCGAGTTAGACACGGAATATCCGCGGTGTTTTTGGTCCCTTAGGCTTCTTGCCAGGGGATAAAAACTTGTCTACGAAACCTTAAGACGAATATATCATCAATACCAATAGCATCGGAAAAATCGATAGCACATCAGTTATTACTATAGCAAACTTATTTCTAATTTATTGTCGAAGTGATGAACTAATCGCCTCATGTTCATGTTAGCTGTACCTGTTAAAGAAGTTTATTGGACcaataactttttataattatgaaaaaaactGCATGAATACTTTTGGATACTTAATCCGAGGTATACCTAACGAAAAAAGAAGAATGGTAGGGTTACCAAGCAATTCCAAGAATGATAACTCTCGGATTGATCCGACTGTGAGCTTCAATTCTTCTGTGATAGTGGCGTTCCTATTAGACATCCTGTAGCTACCCTACTCTAAGTTAAATGATCTCAAAATCTCGATCTCAGAGTTGGGAAGTTGAGGAGTGTGACGCTGAGAGTATGTCGAGTGCGCGTGTGCAGGGAGACGAGGATATGATGGGGGAGCCATGGAGCAGCGTGCGCCGGCCCCCGCGCTCCCCGAGCCCCCTGCTGCCCGCGATCTAAGCGGCCTCGGCCTTCGACGCAGCCATTCTGCATCATGCCGCGTCCTCGTAagccggcgcccgcgccgcggtCGCCACACATATCCGCGCTGCATTTACTATCATCCGTGTCCAAATATCTATGTAAATATACGTGAAACTTCAacgaattatatgtatatagttagTAAATTAGCGAAACATTTATGTACGAAGAAGTTTCTGGTTTACATATAAATGGTAAATTACAACGGTTTTCTACCAGATACTTGCAACCTTAGTAATGGAGAAAAAAGTGCAAAGTTCTTTAGTTAAGGTAAAAACTATTACGGGACTAATTGGCTATTGATAAGTGAACCTGAACCTGGAATTAAACTTGTTATAAGGTTGTATAATGGAATAAGAATTATTCTGAGGCTATACTATCAGAATGgatctaattttattatatttattcggACTAAGTATTTAAAGCACAGAGTAAATCAAGtactttaaaataatgaatgttTATGGTGTATTCGATTAATGGGTGTTCTAATTCTATAAATTAAGCACTTAGAGAAAATTTATAGAGATCTTATTGTATCATAAacgtatgtaggtattttaaatattatacactTGTAACATTTTATGGGAAGCTCAAATTCTAAACATGAGGACATAGCATACATCTCAATCATATGCACTAGAAAATGTACCGACTGGAATCGGTCATAGTCTAAATAAAGATTctatttttgttagtaaaaatgCAATCTCCTATGTACTTAAGCAATATGTTCTCAAGACACCAATTAGATAGGAAAAGtagtacttataaaataaagaaatatatttatgaaaattatgtGTCTCCTATCACATTGTTTTAACTTGTTGTTTTGTAAATACTAAAACGTACGATTTCcacaatttataatcttaaacaattaatttataaatttaaactgttatccgttttcaaattattttttgtgtgtatttCCTGTTAATGTGATTATCACCAAAACTTTGTTGATTGTTAACATTTCTCTACTCAATGTAATTTTTATGCATAAAGActgactaattttatttttctgtttaaCTGTCCTGTGTGTATTCCTATGAACTTATGTAAGTATACTATCTTAGTTTTAAATATCAACTATATGACTCGATAAATGTATCACTCTTAGAATTAAGTTACATGTGAATATTAATTTTCACTTATAAGattatatgtaagtatgtcTTATctaggttatattttttttagtcaaCCGTtcttttacacaaaaaatcCTGTGAACTGaagatatttgattttgatttgattgaaCTTGgtgacaatcttacacaagTCAACCTAGTCCGAAACTGAGAGATATATTCTTTTACATTATAAGTAAGTCATCACTTACTAGTGTCAGTCAATTGATTGTCCTCGTTAAAGAATTAATTTCATAACAAATATGTCTTTAGGCTAGATTAACACACGCCAACATGATTGGTATAATCTagcaaatacgagtataaaccATATTTGAAAATCCGAATGTTACTTCGACAGATTTTTCCTCCGCCGCCGCCgaaacatattatatacattattggCGCTATGGATGCGAAAACAGACACCTTCAAGATTCAAGGGTGGAAAAAGCTTAACAATAATGTCACCTATCCATATAaccaaaaaacatttaattattaactaaatgGATTACCTGTCTTTAAATGGAATGAAATAGACGAAACATGAAAAACAGtagagaaaaatataatttaactgaatagaaatactttataaaaatcATTGTACATAGTAATGAAGAGACAAATCGTCCTGTTTACATTTTCGTAttcattatacaattttttCTATAGTTTAA
This portion of the Cydia pomonella isolate Wapato2018A chromosome 7, ilCydPomo1, whole genome shotgun sequence genome encodes:
- the LOC133519711 gene encoding uncharacterized protein LOC133519711 isoform X1, whose amino-acid sequence is MSAGSAVAMIGANLRFGSAGATNSSILNHTRHCPPGGAASAAALLALSGLGMSANLALMTVILSKKQLRRWSHGLLFHQAIVDCARAAILLPLGIAVFRCQPVYKCSLVETAFLLLVTVSTVNMLTTVLNDSPIFPENEEEQADLSAPLLMDSPQCVLFGTFMIWFASITINLGPTFLSGALAASAGHYGSYGASPSCPLVRGPFRHYVLNALWIGVNAVCVGLTLFHLKKLHRDLTKANVEAVRVAGLVTTLVSMAGDNRRMDSLPNSVGPRTVDGALADGQRMQSSNLPLGGGRRLRGYLARVEREGVRRVRMFVVITAAYVLFWGPLFIVTLLHHPALTSHIAYEMYFQISLHISYVHAAVNPLLFMALHRALRRAALQLCCGCCVHWSQFVLALTAAAQSPLAPASFSPAAASPEPPPAPPPPMAPPAPPAPAHSVPAPHTMMSWEVEECDAESMSSARVQGDEDMMGEPWSSVRRPPRSPSPLLPAI
- the LOC133519711 gene encoding uncharacterized protein LOC133519711 isoform X4 — its product is MSAGSAVAMIGANLRFGSAGATNSSILNHTRHCPPGGAASAAALLALSGLGMSANLALMTVILSKKQLRRWSHGLLFHQAIVDCARAAILLPLGIAVFRCQPVYKCSLVETAFLLLVTVSTVNMLTTVLNDSPIFPENEEEQADLSAPLLMDSPQCVLFGTFMIWFASITINLGPTFLSGALAASAGHYGSYGASPSCPLVRGPFRHYVLNALWIGVNAVCVGLTLFHLKKLHRDLTKTVDGALADGQRMQSSNLPLGGGRRLRGYLARVEREGVRRVRMFVVITAAYVLFWGPLFIVTLLHHPALTSHIAYEMYFQISLHISYVHAAVNPLLFMALHRALRRAALQLCCGCCVHWSQFVLALTAAAQSPLAPASFSPAAASPEPPPAPPPPMAPPAPPAPAHSVPAPHTMMSWEVEECDAESMSSARVQGDEDMMGEPWSSVRRPPRSPSPLLPAI
- the LOC133519711 gene encoding uncharacterized protein LOC133519711 isoform X2, which encodes MSAGSAVAMIGANLRFGSAGATNSSILNHTRHCPPGGAASAAALLALSGLGMSANLALMTVILSKKQLRRWSHGLLFHQAIVDCARAAILLPLGIAVFRCQPVYKCSLVETAFLLLVTVSTVNMLTTVLNDSPIFPENEEEQADLSAPLLMDSPQCVLFGTFMIWFASITINLGPTFLSGALAASAGHYGSYGASPSCPLVRGPFRHYVLNALWIGVNAVCVGLTLFHLKKLHRDLTKANVEAVRVAGLVTTLVSMAGDNRRMDSLPNSVGPRTVDGALADGQRMQSSNLPLGGGRRLRGYLARVEREGVRRVRMFVVITAAYVLFWGPLFIVTLLHHPALTSHIAYEMYFQISLHISYVHAAVNPLLFMALHRALRRAALQLCCGCCVHWSQFVLALTAAAQSPLAPASFSPAAASPEPPPAPPPPMAPPAPPAPAHSVPAPHTMMGDEDMMGEPWSSVRRPPRSPSPLLPAI
- the LOC133519711 gene encoding uncharacterized protein LOC133519711 isoform X3, which produces MSAGSAVAMIGANLRFGSAGATNSSILNHTRHCPPGGAASAAALLALSGLGMSANLALMTVILSKKQLRRWSHGLLFHQAIVDCARAAILLPLGIAVFRCQPVYKCSLVETAFLLLVTVSTVNMLTTVLNDSPIFPENEEEQADLSAPLLMDSPQCVLFGTFMIWFASITINLGPTFLSGALAASAGHYGSYGASPSCPLVRGPFRHYVLNALWIGVNAVCVGLTLFHLKKLHRDLTKANVEAVRVAGLVTTLVSMAGDNRRMDSLPNSVGPRTVDGALADGQRMQSSNLPLGGGRRLRGYLARVEREGVRRVRMFVVITAAYVLFWGPLFIVTLLHHPALTSHIAYEMYFQISLHISYVHAAVNPLLFMALHRALRRAALQLCCGCCVHWSQFVLALTAAAQSPLAPASFSPAAASPEPPPAPPPPMAPPAPPAPAHSVPAPHTMMVITSYMETRI